Proteins co-encoded in one Gossypium arboreum isolate Shixiya-1 chromosome 11, ASM2569848v2, whole genome shotgun sequence genomic window:
- the LOC108471482 gene encoding uncharacterized protein LOC108471482: MGARLVLPDVGSILEELRARLIFLQQIFDGQKADKELQAKRVQCESSSKPDFQNDFDGCLRFRGRIYVSDNAELIQNILHEAHSGCLSVHPGLLPPIIVPDWKWDRITINSITGLPLTSKKKDIV; encoded by the exons atGGGTGCACGGCTGGTTTTGCCCGATGTTGGCTCGATCTTAGaggagttgagagctagactgatTTTTCTTCAACAGATTTTTGATGGCCAGAAAgctgataaagagttacaagctaaaagagttcaatgtgagtctAGCAGCAAACCAGATTTTCAAAATGATTTCGATGGTTGCTTGAGGTTCCGTGGTAGGATCTATGTTTCGGACAACGCCgagttgattcagaatattttGCATGAGGCGCATAGCggttgtttgtcagttcacccgg ggttgcttccGCCTATCATAGTTCCCGattggaaatgggatcgtattaCTATAAACTCTATAACAGGGTTGCCATTGACATCAAAGAAGAAAGATATTGTTTAG
- the LOC108471481 gene encoding uncharacterized protein LOC108471481, producing the protein MSSNQARDEFEEAGSYAQASVQRATSSSSRMPMSSGWEEAKAAFLEIIDGWFVPVDKPRKYGAKEFRATIDDDLEQAEFWLKNTLRVLDELSCTPEECLKCAVSLLKDTAYNWWKTISSKRKEFLELKQGEWTVSEYKREFVRLSQYAQEWVQNEAKMCKRFKEGLNEYAKPLIGILEIREFVVLADRAKKAEKLSNEKKQAERKAQVPARDSWERRIHLLQRNREVIKNAPIYQWDIRLK; encoded by the exons atgtcttccaatcaagcccgAGATGAGTTCGAGGAAGCTGGGAGTTATGCTCAAGCTTCTGTACAGCGAGCCACGTCTAGTAGTAGTAGGATGCCCATGTCTAGTGGTTGGGAAGAGGCAAAGGCGGCCTTTTTAGAAATAATAGATGGATGGTTTG TTCCAGTAGATAAAcctagaaaatatggggctaaagagtttagGGCTACAATTGACGATGACCTAGAacaggctgagttttggcttaagAATACTTTGAGAGTtcttgatgaattgtcttgtacccCCGAAGAATGCTTGAAGTGCGCAGTATCTCTACTGAAAGACACTGCATACAACTGGTGGAAAACTATATCCTCA aagagaaaggaatttctagagcttaAGCAAGGGGAATGGACTGTGTCGGAATACAAACGGGAGTTTGTCCGACTGAGCCAATATGCGCAAGAGTGGGTCCAGAATGAAGCGAAAATGTGCAAACGCTTCAAGGAAGGACTAAACGAATATGCTAAACCATTGATTGGGATCCTAGAAATAAGAGAGTTCGTTGTGTTAGCCGATAGAGCCAAGAAAGCTGAAAAGCTAAGTAATGAAAAGAAACAAGCGGAGAGGAAAGCTCAAGTTCCAGCAAGAGATTCATGGGAAAGACGTATACATCTCCTACAAAGAAATCGAGAAGTCATCAAGAACGCTCCAATTTATCAGTGGGACATTCGATTAAAGTAA